A single genomic interval of Stieleria maiorica harbors:
- a CDS encoding response regulator, giving the protein MTVLFVDDEPQALRQLERQLIAEDVDWECDFATSGEEAIEMMAASKFDAVVTDMRMPGMDGAALLNYVSKNHPNMVRIVLSKPSDRDAVLRSIVSMHQFLPKPCDATELRTTIDRACALRDVLVSDSLQRLVGGLSRLPSVPSVYRELTNELRNEDASISSIGKIVAKDAVMTAKVLQLVNSAIFCLSHHISDPVKAVSLLGASTLKSLVLAIGIFQEFEALGVNGFSADVLMQHCLRVSRMTKLIGQRERLDSQAVEDAITAATLHDIGKLVLHSIDPKTCAQAALKAEIDDIPLWQAERQIFGADHAAIGAYLLSVWGLPQTIIEIVALHHTPTKAFEISFSPLTAVVASNYLSRCGNQLPLPSPEDELVRYFEMVVCGEKLESWHNLCSGVTKRNNANAKAPLPQDVSL; this is encoded by the coding sequence GTGACCGTCTTATTCGTCGATGATGAACCGCAAGCGTTGCGTCAGCTGGAACGGCAGCTGATCGCGGAAGATGTCGATTGGGAATGCGATTTTGCGACCAGCGGCGAAGAAGCGATCGAGATGATGGCCGCGTCGAAATTCGATGCCGTCGTCACCGACATGCGAATGCCGGGCATGGACGGTGCCGCGTTGCTGAACTACGTCAGCAAGAACCATCCCAACATGGTTCGGATCGTGTTATCGAAACCGTCCGATCGCGATGCGGTGCTGCGATCGATCGTGTCGATGCACCAGTTTCTGCCCAAACCCTGCGACGCGACCGAGCTGCGAACGACGATCGACCGCGCCTGCGCGCTTCGGGATGTCCTGGTTTCCGATTCGTTACAGCGTTTGGTCGGCGGCCTTTCCCGGTTGCCGAGTGTTCCGTCGGTGTATCGCGAGCTGACAAACGAACTGCGCAACGAAGACGCGTCGATTTCCTCGATCGGCAAGATTGTCGCCAAAGACGCCGTGATGACGGCCAAGGTGTTGCAGCTGGTCAACTCGGCGATCTTCTGTCTAAGTCATCACATTTCCGATCCGGTCAAAGCCGTTTCGTTGCTGGGCGCATCAACGCTCAAGTCACTCGTCCTGGCGATCGGCATCTTCCAAGAATTCGAAGCCTTGGGTGTCAACGGGTTCTCCGCCGACGTGTTGATGCAACACTGCCTGCGCGTTTCCCGGATGACCAAGCTGATCGGCCAGCGGGAACGCTTGGATTCACAGGCGGTCGAAGACGCCATCACTGCGGCCACGCTTCACGATATCGGCAAACTGGTCCTGCATTCGATCGACCCCAAGACCTGCGCCCAGGCCGCGTTGAAAGCCGAAATCGACGACATCCCCTTGTGGCAGGCCGAGCGCCAGATCTTCGGCGCCGACCACGCCGCCATCGGGGCCTATTTGCTAAGCGTTTGGGGGCTGCCCCAGACGATCATCGAAATCGTCGCCTTGCATCACACGCCGACCAAAGCGTTCGAGATTTCGTTCTCCCCACTGACCGCCGTGGTCGCATCAAACTACCTCAGTCGGTGCGGCAACCAATTGCCATTGCCGTCGCCTGAAGACGAACTCGTCCGCTATTTCGAAATGGTGGTCTGCGGCGAAAAACTGGAATCGTGGCACAACCTCTGCTCCGGCGTGACCAAGCGGAACAACGCCAATGCCAAAGCACCGCTCCCGCAAGACGTCAGCCTGTAA
- a CDS encoding type II secretion system F family protein, translating to MLFRRMGIAAAAGFCRRMGIGLRAGADLLRLLKAETKYGSPRQREAVSHVLESVEAGFQISDAMKQRAAFFPRLMVSLTRVGESTGKLERTFNTLADHFDQQVALRRLFLTSIAWPVIQLGLGLGVISIVIYLMGILTPSTGGQMADILGFGLRGGKGVLIFWGYIACVAAILWSLYFAYQKNLGGVQNLVPLLYMVPKLGPSLQTITLSRFTRTLSLALGAGLDPIRSVKLSLDSTDSDYYRGGGELFESAIRDRGDTLAGGLRSTDLFPEPFLHLVEVAEMSGTESESIDHLAVEYEERAKMAMRTLSGVATGIIWMAVAGTLIFFIFRMASVYLGAINEAAGLN from the coding sequence ATGTTGTTCAGGCGAATGGGAATAGCGGCGGCGGCCGGGTTCTGTCGGCGAATGGGCATCGGCCTGCGCGCCGGTGCGGATCTGCTGCGTTTGCTCAAGGCCGAGACCAAGTACGGTTCCCCGCGACAACGCGAAGCGGTTTCGCACGTGCTGGAGAGTGTCGAAGCGGGGTTTCAGATCAGCGACGCGATGAAGCAGCGCGCCGCCTTTTTCCCGCGGCTGATGGTTTCGTTGACCCGCGTCGGCGAGAGCACGGGAAAGCTGGAACGCACCTTCAACACCCTCGCCGATCACTTTGATCAACAGGTGGCCCTGCGACGGCTGTTCCTGACTTCGATCGCCTGGCCGGTCATCCAGCTGGGACTCGGGCTGGGCGTGATTTCGATCGTGATCTACCTGATGGGCATCCTGACGCCTTCGACCGGCGGCCAGATGGCCGACATCTTGGGATTCGGGCTCCGCGGCGGCAAAGGCGTGTTGATTTTTTGGGGCTACATCGCCTGTGTCGCCGCGATCCTGTGGTCCCTGTATTTCGCCTATCAAAAGAACCTGGGCGGAGTCCAGAATCTGGTGCCGCTGTTGTACATGGTGCCCAAGTTGGGTCCGTCGCTACAGACGATCACGCTGTCCCGATTCACGCGGACGTTGTCGCTGGCACTCGGCGCGGGTTTGGATCCGATCCGAAGCGTGAAACTCAGCCTGGACAGCACCGACAGTGATTACTACCGTGGCGGCGGGGAACTGTTCGAGTCGGCGATCCGCGACCGAGGCGACACGCTCGCCGGTGGACTGCGCTCAACCGATCTGTTTCCCGAACCCTTTTTGCATCTGGTCGAAGTGGCCGAGATGTCGGGAACCGAGAGCGAATCCATCGATCACTTGGCGGTGGAATACGAAGAACGCGCCAAGATGGCGATGCGGACCCTCTCGGGTGTCGCCACCGGGATCATTTGGATGGCCGTCGCCGGCACGCTGATCTTCTTTATCTTCCGCATGGCGTCGGTCTACCTGGGAGCGATCAACGAGGCGGCGGGATTGAATTGA